Proteins co-encoded in one Hyalangium ruber genomic window:
- a CDS encoding tetratricopeptide repeat protein → MRSLAVLPVLLLAGCLSRKLPHPNAVGHNNACVESLNARDCKTAEAYCDHALEFSPDYPEALANKGLISLYCQDDKARAREFFIQALRHNPEFAQAYNNLGMLDLEEKSYASAEKYFRRALEVNPDYAEARWNLARLLKLTDRPDESEKQLRQLLASNPSLADARDLLGVLRLEAGDLEEAITQLDAAVLLVPDHPLYRFHRGVAYARAGRLEEAKDDFRACLRAEPNNSECRHNLELLDKGA, encoded by the coding sequence ATGCGTTCTCTGGCCGTGCTCCCAGTGCTCCTTCTCGCCGGCTGTCTGAGCCGGAAGCTCCCACACCCGAATGCCGTCGGTCACAACAACGCCTGCGTGGAGTCCCTCAACGCACGGGACTGCAAGACCGCGGAGGCCTATTGTGATCACGCGCTCGAGTTCTCCCCGGACTATCCAGAGGCGCTGGCCAACAAGGGACTCATCTCCTTGTATTGCCAGGACGACAAGGCACGGGCGCGGGAGTTCTTCATCCAAGCGCTGCGCCACAACCCGGAGTTCGCGCAGGCCTACAACAACCTCGGCATGTTGGATCTGGAGGAGAAAAGCTACGCCTCCGCCGAGAAATACTTTCGCCGCGCGCTGGAGGTGAACCCGGACTACGCCGAGGCGCGCTGGAACCTCGCGCGGCTGCTGAAGCTCACGGATCGGCCCGACGAGTCGGAGAAGCAGCTGCGGCAACTGCTCGCCTCGAACCCATCCCTGGCGGATGCGCGGGACCTGCTGGGTGTCCTGAGGCTGGAGGCCGGAGACCTCGAGGAGGCCATCACGCAACTGGATGCCGCAGTGCTCCTGGTGCCGGACCACCCGCTCTACCGCTTCCACCGGGGCGTGGCCTACGCGAGAGCTGGCCGGCTGGAGGAAGCGAAGGACGACTTCCGCGCCTGCCTCCGCGCGGAACCCAACAACTCGGAGTGCCGACACAACCTGGAGTTGCTCGACAAGGGGGCATGA
- a CDS encoding cyclic-phosphate processing receiver domain-containing protein: MKVYLDDERATPDGWVAARWPEDAIALLETGQVTAISLDHDLGDDLHGTGYDVLCWIEAAVATRGFIPPRISIHSANPSARQKMQLAVERIDRFLKP; this comes from the coding sequence GTGAAGGTCTACCTCGATGACGAACGTGCGACCCCCGATGGTTGGGTGGCAGCACGATGGCCAGAGGACGCCATCGCTCTGCTGGAGACCGGCCAAGTCACGGCGATCAGCCTCGACCACGATCTCGGAGATGACCTCCACGGGACTGGATATGACGTCCTGTGCTGGATCGAAGCCGCCGTGGCGACGCGCGGTTTCATCCCTCCGCGCATCTCCATTCATTCGGCAAACCCTTCGGCCAGGCAGAAGATGCAGTTGGCCGTCGAGCGGATCGACCGCTTCCTGAAGCCCTGA